One stretch of Miscanthus floridulus cultivar M001 chromosome 18, ASM1932011v1, whole genome shotgun sequence DNA includes these proteins:
- the LOC136523307 gene encoding uncharacterized protein: MVSKLGLDAYRSRPHLPKGSEGVARQAAQKEAADARKKNKAKVAYRKYKKEKEIARHVKAGENYSDVESKLASEDSTDVDDMVFSKEEESLEGLKEMSSRKSCFLRMEHAWVAELEHQLESTRRESQDRAGEVIVVRAEEQCVAERATATERGLEAVKAHQAETEAGLRTSLANPKAVLKKSLETLESERSALVSERNALELARKALESERKARSEVDREVLAL; this comes from the exons atggtgtccaaactg GGGCTTGATGCTTATAGGTCTAGGCCGCACCTTCCGAAGGGGTCGGAGGGCGTGGCTCGGcaggccgcccagaaggaggcggcagatgctaGGAAGAAAAACAAAGCCAAGGTGGCTTATCGAAAGTAcaaaaaggagaaggagattgcCCGGCACGTGAAGGCAGGGGAAAATTATAGCGACGTCGAGTCGAAGCTCGCGTCGGAGGATTCcacagatgtggatgacatggttttctccaaggaggaggaaagtCTAGAG GGTCTGAAGGAGATGTCATCCCGCAAGTCCTGCTTCCTTCGGATGGAGCATGCCtgggtggctgagcttgagcatcagctagaGTCCACTCGCCGCGAGTCCCAGGACCGGGCGGGCGAGGTGATCGTGGTGCGGGCGGAGGAGCAGTGTGTAGCAGAGCGAGCGACCGCCActgagcgggggcttgaggcggtgaaggcccaccaggcggagactgaggcggGGTTGCGAACATCCCTAGCGAACCCCAAGGCGGTGCTCAaaaaatccctagagacccttgagtcgGAGCGGAGCGCCTTGGTGTCAGAGCGAAACGCCCTGGAGTTGGCGCGAaaggccctggagtcagagcgaaaggcccggtcggaggtagaccgggaagtgctcgcgctttag
- the LOC136520020 gene encoding LIMR family protein Os06g0128200, with protein MGDFNVALVIVAAVVSVLVLLVSVYLLVNYQHPDDANQAYFPKLVVVLGLTVAVLSILMLPADVANRQACRKAIYNGACNLTLPMKTLWLVVYIFDAVLVFLVIPFAMFYYEGDQDKSVGKRLRTALMWVVASAVVCGLVLGILYGLVGKVDFTVRHLSSTVQTFPNSFSGFSSGQPCFSQLPRVCAASTAPANSQTTWTMRATFPEYVVALTTIVGSVLFTIFGGVGIACLPLGLIFSFIRRPKAVITRSQYIKEATELGKKARELKKAAEALHQEERSGNKGRKWRKNVKALEKELLLLEDDMKALEEMYPQGEQAEATWAFTVLGYIGKLIFGVVGLIVSIAWVAHIVIYLLIDPPLSSFLNEVFIKLDGVWGLLGTAAFAFFCFYLLIAVIAGEMMLGLKLVFITIHPMKWGGTLMNSFLFNVGLILLCSISVIQFCATAFAYYAQATAAQEIFGHTLQSLRGIKYLYKYNVFQYGFVALAILTLFYYAIFGWRKRKPTGRFQLSN; from the exons ATGGGGGACTTCAACGTGGCGCTGGTGATCGTGGCGGCGGTGGTGAGCGTGCTAGTGCTGCTCGTCAGCGTCTACCTGCTCGTGAACTACCAGCACCCCGACGACGCCAACCAGGCCTACTTCCCCAAGCTCGTCGTCGTGCTCGGCCTCACCGTCGCCGTCCTCTCCATCCTCATGCTCCCCGCCGACGTCGCCAACCGCCAGGCCTGCCGCAAGGCCATATACAACGGGGCTTGCAACCTCACGCTCCCCATGAAGACGCTCTGGCTCGTCGTCTACATCTTCGACGCCGTCCTCGTCTTCCTCGTCATACCCTTCGCCATGTTCTACTACGAGGGCGACCAGGACAA GTCCGTCGGGAAGAGGCTCAGGACCGCTCTCATGTGGGTCGTCGCGTCCGCGGTGGTGTGCGGCCTCGTCCTCGGCATCTTATACG GACTTGTTGGTAAAGTGGACTTCACTGTCAGGCACCTATCTTCAACGGTCCAAACATTTCCAAACTCATTTTCTGGATTCTCAAGTGGCCAGCCTTGCTTTAGTCAATTGCCTCGTGTG TGTGCGGCTTCTACCGCACCGGCTAACTCGCAAACAACTTGGACAATGCGTGCTACCTTCCCTGAATATGTGGTTGCTCTTACTACAATCGTTGGATCTGTGCTTTTCACG ATATTTGGTGGTGTCGGAATTGCCTGCCTTCCATTGGGACTTATATTCTCATTTATCCGGCGTCCAAAAGCTGTAATTACACGCTCACAATATATAAAG GAAGCAACTGAATTGGGAAAGAAGGCCAGGGAGTTGAAAAAAGCGGCTGAAgctcttcaccaagaagaaagaagtgGGAACAAGGGCCGGAAATGGCGCAAAAACGTGAAGGCTTTAGAAAAG GAGTTATTACTTCTGGAAGATGACATGAAGGCTCTAGAAGAGATGTATCCTCAAGGAGAACAG GCTGAGGCTACTTGGGCATTCACAGTCCTTGGGTACATTGGAAAACTTATATTTGGTGTTGTTGG GTTAATTGTTTCAATAGCTTGGGTTGCACATATTGTCATATACTTGTTGATTGATCCTCCTCTATCTTCTTTCCTGAATGAAGTCTTCATAAAGTTGGATGGTGTTTGGG GTCTCCTTGGGACTGCTGCTTTCGCGTTCTTCTGCTTCTATCTCCTTATTGCAGTGATTGCTGGGGAGATGATGCTTGGTTTGAAACTTGTTTTCATCACAATTCACCCGATGAA ATGGGGAGGCACTTTAATGAACTCCTTCCTGTTTAATGTTGGGCTCATACTACTTTGCTCCATCAG TGTGATTCAGTTCTGTGCCACGGCTTTTGCCTACTATGCACAAGCAACTGCTGCTCAAGAGATCTTTGGCCACACATTGCAATCCCTTCGTGGAATTAAGTATCTTTACAA GTACAATGTTTTCCAGTATGGCTTTGTTGCTCTTGCCATCCTCACACTCTTCTACTATGCTATATTT GGATGGAGAAAGAGGAAACCAACAGGAAGGTTCCAGCTCTCAAATTGA